A window from Podospora bellae-mahoneyi strain CBS 112042 chromosome 1 map unlocalized CBS112042p_1, whole genome shotgun sequence encodes these proteins:
- a CDS encoding uncharacterized protein (EggNog:ENOG503PFQM) encodes MVALSLMTLATLLGSALANPVPVPSFDVEIPAANASEVDKRQAAEGVYLLNCGPPSNPNTYHPVVYCPDISNCGRIPSYNNLCYGPTKWETSTGSCRFPTGVTFTWNIVANAQEFPYFAVVGSGNNGRPRPFTIRKDNQGVLYRDGQGYDCRAIYVAV; translated from the exons ATGGttgccctctccctcatgaCTCTCGCCACACTCCTGGGCTCTGCCCTGGCGAACCCTGTGCCGGTCCCATCTTTTGATGTTGAGATCCCGGCCGCCAATGCTTCCGAGGTGGACAAGCGCCAGGCTGCAGAGGGAGTCTACCTTTTGAACTGCGGCCCTCCCTCCAACCCGAATACATACCACCCTGTTGTT TACTGCCCCGACATCTCCAACTGTGGCCGCATCCCCTCCTACAACAATCTCTGCTACGGCCCCACCAAGTGGGAGACTTCCACTGGCTCTTGCAGATTTCCGACCGGCGTCACTTTCACCTGGAATATTGTGGCCAACGCCCAGGAGTTCCCCTACTTTGCCGTAGTTGG GAGTGGGAACAATGGACGCCCGCGCCCTTTCACCATCCGCAAGGATAACCAGGGTGTTTTGTATAGGGATGGTCAGGGATACGACTGCAGAGCCATTTATGTTGCTGTGTAG
- a CDS encoding uncharacterized protein (COG:P; COG:Q; EggNog:ENOG503NXEQ) — protein MSRAQLCALPAQRLLPGFIRAIDCQDALDALDEGTGTGDPLAGLTPEQLEYIRQLIIAIYEGRAVAASYNVFIVCIIAVLAVLHWREQKRDKQKWTAIQQVSSGRTATENSQIDGSGTSTPSSSSSTTIFPQTTHIKSPEDEVDVDLERLPLLASSQPAKHFQPNRVTNRLRSWLLYQPPPIPIINRVLPSIGTTLFILSWLALNIFIQFYRLPMKWSFFFIFADKAGFLFIVNLPLLYLLSAKNQPLRRLTGYSYEALNIFHRRVGEWMCFVAVVHFISMLLYQFVIAEDWLLASQSPKAYFTHPLILFGIGTFVSYELLFFTSLGSFRQRWYELFLASHVILQVAALGFLWGHFYTSRPYVIIALAIFLLDRLVWRMSIKRVAMEMDLTVLDGETYLVSGDWDVLPGANGVLAGWEPTDHVFLTVPALGRSHALQAHPFTIASAAPGKVVEREEGGRHAWFSLLIRAQFGNFPGGFTRQLLEHAKTHERVEVQLDGPYGSPHALSMLRASNNVILVAGGSGIAVTFPLVWALLHEAASQTDSEEDEDKQVPPSSKQKKARGRKVHMLWVTHSHWHQKWIPKEQLDHLVALGLDLVVPPPTMDAGRPEVHGIVGQWIQEAEGDSSVLVSGPDGLNRVVRNVAAGAVRQGKNVRIAVEKFGW, from the coding sequence ATGAGCCGCGCACAGCTCTGCGCACTCCCAGCGCAGCGGTTGTTGCCCGGTTTCATCCGCGCCATCGATTGTCAGGACGCGCTAGACGCCCTCGATGAAGGAACGGGCACCGGTGACCCTTTGGCAGGCCTGACACCAGAGCAACTAGAGTACATTCGACAGCTTATCATCGCCATCTATGAGGGGAGAGCGGTAGCTGCGAGTTATAATGTGTTTATTGTTTGTATAATCGCGGTGCTTGCAGTGTTGCACTGGCGGGAGCAGAAGCGAGACAAGCAAAAATGGACGGCTATTCAGCAAGTTTCATCAGGAAGAACAGCAACCGAAAACAGCCAGATTGATGGATCAGGGACTTCCACgccttcgtcatcatcctcgaccACCATTTTCCCTCAGACAACCCACATTAAAAGCCCCGAAGACGAAGTAGACGTTGACCTCGAACGCCTTCCCCTATTAGCCAGTTCACAGCCAGCAAAGCACTTCCAACCCAACCGTGTCACCAACAGACTCAGATCATGGCTTCTCtaccaacccccaccaattcccatcatcaaccgtgtcctcccctccatcggcaccaccctcttcatTCTCTCCTGGCTTGCCCTTAACATCTTCATTCAGTTCTACCGCCTCCCGATGAAAtggtccttcttcttcattttCGCCGACAAAGCtggcttcctcttcatcgtcaacctccccttACTCTACCTCCTGTCAGCCAAGAACCAACCTTTACGTCGGTTGACAGGCTACAGCTATGAAGCTCTCAACATCTTCCACCGCAGAGTGGGAGAATGGATGTGCTTCGTTGCCGTTGTCCACTTCATCAGCATGCTTTTATACCAGTTCGTTATCGCAGAAGACTGGCTTCTGGCCTCGCAGTCACCAAAGGCGTACTTCACCCACCCGCTCATCTTGTTCGGCATCGGCACTTTTGTCAGCTACGAACTGTTATTCTTCACCAGCTTGGGAAGCTTCAGACAGAGATGGTATGAGCTCTTCCTCGCTTCCCATGTCATTCTGCAGGTCGCAGCACTCGGGTTTCTCTGGGGACACTTTTACACCAGTCGACCCTACGTAATCATCGCTTTGGCTATTTTCCTCCTCGATAGGCTTGTGTGGAGGATGAGCATCAAGCGGGTCGCCATGGAAATGGATCTGACGGTGCTAGATGGGGAGACATACTTGGTGTCAGGTGACTGGGATGTTCTCCCTGGGGCAAATGGTGTTTTGGCAGGTTGGGAGCCGACGGATCATGTCTTCTTGACGGTGCCAGCTTTGGGTCGGAGTCATGCGTTGCAGGCGCATCCTTTCACAATCGCCTCAGCCGCGCCTGGCAAGGTAGTGgaacgagaagaaggggggagacATGCCTGGTTCAGTCTCTTGATCAGAGCCCAGTTCGGGAACTTTCCCGGCGGGTTCACGAGGCAGTTGCTCGAGCACGCCAAAACGCACGAAAGAGTAGAGGTCCAGCTGGATGGGCCCTACGGCTCGCCGCATGCGTTGAGTATGCTGAGAGCGTCCAACAATGTGATACTGGTGGCAGGAGGTAGCGGGATCGCAGTGACGTTCCCGCTTGTGTGGGCGCTCCTTCACGAAGCAGCATCTCAGACAGACtccgaggaagatgaagataAGCAAGTGCCGCCCTCGAGTAAACAGAAGAAGGCAAGAGGGAGAAAAGTCCACATGCTCTGGGTTACGCACTCGCACTGGCACCAGAAATGGATTCCGAAGGAGCAGCTCGACCACCTCGTCGCGCTGGGTTTGGATTTGGTAGTGCCTCCCCCAACCATGGACGCAGGTAGACCGGAAGTGCATGGGATTGTGGGTCAATGGATccaggaggccgagggcgaTTCGAGCGTGCTCGTGTCTGGTCCCGATGGCTTGAACAGAGTTGTGAGAAACGTTGCGGCCGGGGCTGTCAGACAAGGGAAGAATGTCCGGATAGCAGTGGAGAAGTTTGGGTGGTGA
- a CDS encoding uncharacterized protein (EggNog:ENOG503P6W7; COG:S) produces MSNLLNTDQTQKTADQTAGGITGGISGAGKTVTSTLGNTLGGIANTAGGVVGSAGRGLGDTVNSVTGETGRPIGDGLKNITGGIEKGVQDVSQGVKDTGEWKTSEGSS; encoded by the coding sequence atgtccaacctcctcaacaccgacCAGACCCAAAAGACCGCCGACCAGACCGCCGGCGGTATCACAGGTGGCATCTCCGGCGCCGGCAAGACAGTCACTTCTACGCTCGGCAACACCCTCGGCGGAATCGCCAACACAGCAGGTGGCGTTGTCGGCTCGGCAGGTCGCGGATTAGGCGACACTGTCAACTCTGTCACAGGAGAGACTGGCCGGCCCATTGGCGATGGGCTCAAGAACATCACGGGCGGTATTGAGAAGGGCGTGCAGGATGTTTCACAGGGCGTGAAGGATACGGGGGAGTGGAAGACGTCTGAGGGATCTTCGTAA
- a CDS encoding uncharacterized protein (EggNog:ENOG503P74E; COG:S) — translation MVPLSFTLRAALLTLSTVALPTLSLPAPIAQRDVALHRSSLDSTWDDTDSWESHAGWFSYNEDEDDDDDEGDEWWEVNSWGEEEEEDDDSYDYSCEEYTNYDEDWDEDENDEGCEWDENDESDWENDDDDDDDPTWEDYYFTNLVIHSPHQTLYSGIGTVYTQDGRVGSCGTSHDDSAFVVALGNDWMHHRYQASECGRQIQVTNKGSRHHVGGEGNTITVTVQDTCASCDAGHVDFSHAAWDALTDGSPPGQVDLEWTWL, via the exons ATGGTCCCCCTATCATTTACCCTTCGAGCAGCTCtgctcaccctctccaccgtcgcccttcccaccctctccctcccagcccCCATTGCCCAACGAGACGTAGCCCTGCATCGCTCCTCCCTAGACAGCACCTGGGACGACACCGACAGCTGGGAATCCCACGCAGGATGGTTCTCCTACaacgaagacgaagacgatgacgacgatgaagggGACGAGTGGTGGGAAGTAAACagctggggggaggaggaggaggaggacgacgacagcTACGATTACAGCTGCGAAGAATACACCAACTACGACGAGGACTGGGACGAAGACGAAAACGACGAGGGGTGTGAATGGGACGAGAACGACGAAAGCGACTGGGAaaatgacgacgatgacgacgacgatccCACCTGGGAGGATTACTACTTCACTAATCTAGTAATCCA ctccccccaTCAAACCCTTTACTCCGGAATCGGCACAGTCTACACCCAAGACGGCCGCGTCGGCTCCTGCGGCACCTCCCACGACGACTCCGCCTTCGTCGTCGCCCTCGGAAATGACTGGATGCACCACCGGTACCAGGCCTCCGAGTGCGGCCGCCAGATCCAAGTCACCAACAAGGGGTCGCGTCACCAcgtcggcggcgagggtaacaccatcaccgtcaccgtccAGGACACCTGCGCCAGCTGCGACGCCGGCCACGTCGACTTTAGCCATGCCGCGTGGGACGCGCTGACAGACGGGAGCCCGCCCGGGCAGGTTGATCTTGAGTG GACTTGGCTGTAA
- a CDS encoding uncharacterized protein (EggNog:ENOG503PR3W) — MGKSYDSKAKVAGQKPQNWDDEITHKYCGAVDVGRTGKSNKAQRCQQCMIIKASMAKEESRETASRRNEKMGWQAGSLDWQ; from the coding sequence ATGGGCAAATCCTACGActccaaggccaaggtggCGGGGCAAAAACCGCAGAACTGGGACGACGAGATCACACACAAGTACTGCGGCGCGGTGGACGTCGGGCGGACGGGCAAGTCGAACAAGGCGCAGCGGTGCCAGCAGTGCATGATTATCAAGGCCAGcatggccaaggaggagagcagAGAGACGGCCTCGAGGAGGAATGAGAAGATGGGGTGGCAGGCGGGGAGTTTGGATTGGCAGTGA
- a CDS encoding uncharacterized protein (EggNog:ENOG503PDZE) has product MKLSCALFSAILALSASALPAPHNGGNHGGVSAADRRGRNASRVSSSAIASATAAPTATAVPATPPPAAGGGEGGEEGEENEVEQEAQFGEAVELGGGNIKTDTLFPAGTNGVFEVEFQNQEGRSMIVTENKSPAAPPPGFKALEPVSYKVAIAGGGTDGLTLQKIDYILTADNTLDISAGQIGRFCPEANGFVIGAGVGELEFELEENELTLTVDSLVGEWGIFVPDNAAAGGAGAGVGAEAGAGTGAAGGACGAGTTCRALLDALQRLSGRA; this is encoded by the exons ATGAAGCTGTCCTGCGCTCTCTTCTCCGCCATCCTGGCCCTCTCCGCCTCTGCCCTCCCGGCGCCTCACAACGGTGGCAACCACGGTGGTGTTTCCGCGGCTGACCGTCGTGGAAGAAATGCTTCCCGTGTCTCTTCCTCCGCCATCGCCTCTGCCACCGCCGCTCCAACAGCCACAGCTGTCCCTGCTACCCCACCTcccgccgccggcggtggtgaaggcgGTGAGGAAGGCGAAGAGAACGAGGTTGAGCAAGAGGCCCAGTTCGGCGAGGCGGTCGAACTAGGCGGTGGCAACATCAAAACCGATACTCTCTTCCCTGCTGGC ACCAACGGCGTCTTCGAGGTCGAATTCCAAAACCAAGAAGGTAGATCCATGATCGTAACCGAGAACAAGTCCCCTGCCGCGCCTCCCCCCGGCTTCAAGGCCCTCGAGCCCGTCTCGTACAAGGTCGCAATCGCTGGTGGCGGCACTGATGGGCTGACGCTGCAGAAGATTGATTACATTCTTACTGCTGACAACACGCTTGATATCAGCGCTGGTCAGATTGGTCGCTTCTGCCCCGAGGCCAATGGATTCGTCATTGGTGCCGGTGTCGGCGAGTTGGAGTTTGAGCTCGAGGAGAATGAGCTTACTCTTACTGTTGATAGCTTGGTTGGCGAGTGGGGCATCTTTGTTCCTGATaacgctgctgctggcggtgctggtgcggGCGTTGGAGCTGAGGCTGGTGCTGGAACTGGAGCTGCGGGTGGCGCCTGCGGTGCCGGGACTACTTGCCGGGCTTTGCTTGACGCCCTTCAGCGTCTTAGTGGCCGTGCCTaa
- a CDS encoding uncharacterized protein (EggNog:ENOG503PPC7), producing MRVTGPSDRRRNHAWLEMRSRERRWTRRQIEEEEDTSDSDGETSGDDSGDDSSDGEDDVPTVPTPRPLLPVPTVGAGAGVSLLPVPGTPAPVPGGTLGADEGGVDDGLTSESDGIDSGDDDSPDEDEEEENAVPSPPVDGSSSTSTSSVDGPAPTGSSSSSSLTASATITSSSTSTQSSSTVTESASASSTPTIDDILTSVTAEPTSLPPLALPEVSPTPGATGGAAVDQEQLGASPSRMNAGAAAGIIIGTLAIIGCLIGAAFFWRKWRRDRGQPFMPAIALPWKKDKDGYDSNAALAPPKINEKTNTAIMDDLMKAAYQAENGNDMEYYGGYPPDKRELHPNMIDEKAYVALAGHLTPRTPKKPVSTWLGGIMTPRQSQGPAFPPSPMYSEAERRENERRQVGSTIPGTMAVPKLQPPPPAKARTTMTTDTTNTSVRWYG from the exons ATGAGGGTTACAGGACCAAGTGATCGCAGGAGGAACCATGCGTGGCTGGAAATGAGGAGCCGCGAGAGGCGTTGGACTCGACGACAaatcgaggaggaggaagacacCTCGGACTCGGATGGCGAAACTTCTGGGGACGACTCTGGAGACGATTCAtctgatggcgaggatgatgtaCCGACGGTGCCCACACCAAGACCTCTCCTTCCCGTTCCCACGGTAGGGGCTGGCGCTGGGGTTAGTCTCCTGCCCGTTCCCGGTACCCCCGCTCCCGTCCCTGGTGGGACATTGGGTGCCGATGAGGGCGGCGTCGATGATGGTCTGACTTCAGAATCTGATGGCATCGACTCTGGCGACGATGATTCGCCggatgaggacgaagaggaggaaaatgcTGTCCCCTCGCCTCCCGTCGACGGCTCTTCGTCCACATCGACATCCTCCGTTGATGGCCCTGCTCCTACCGGAAGCAGCTCATCCAGCTCGCTTACGGCATCTGCGACCATCACCTCTTCCAGCACGAGTACTCAGTCTTCTAGCACAGTTACCGAGTCTGCTTCGGCATCCAGCACACCGACCATTGACGACATTTTGACATCGGTAACCGCGGAGCCAACCTCTTTGCCACCTTTGGCACTACCCGAAGTCTCCCCAACACCCGGGGCAACTGGCGGTGCTGCAGTTGACCAGGAACAGCTCGGGGCATCGCCAAGCAGGATGAACGCAGGTGCGGCAGCAGGCATCATTATTGGCACGCTTG CCATCATTGGATGCTTGATCGGCGCGGCTTTCTTCTGGCGCAAATGGAGGCGTGATCGCGGACAACCCTTCATGCCCGCCATTGCCCTGCCATGGAAGAAAGATAAAGACGGCTACGACTCGAATGCTGCTCTAGCACCCCCTAAAATCAACGAGAAAACCAACACGGCCATCATGGATGATCTTATGAAGGCGGCATATCAAGCCGAGAACGGGAATGACATGGAATATTACGGAGGGTACCCACCCGACAAGAGGGAGCTCCACCCCAACATGATCGACGAAAAGGCCTATGTTGCCCTGGCTGGGCATCTCACCCCAAGGACCCCAAAGAAGCCCGTGTCGACCTGGCTGGGCGGTATCATGACACCCCGACAGTCTCAGGGCCCCGCGTTCCCCCCTAGTCCCATGTATTCCGAAGCTGAAAGACGCGAGAATGAGAGACGACAAGTTGGGTCTACGATTCCCGGAACGATGGCTGTGCCCAAGCTGCAGCCCCCGCCTCCGGCCAAGGCAAGGACGACCATGACTACGGATACAACCAACACGAGTGTGAGGTGGTACGGTTAG
- a CDS encoding uncharacterized protein (EggNog:ENOG503NV1S; COG:O): MAPQQVDTTISPSATGPALALAKQHSADHPLKLYAGWFCPFVQRAWITLQEKEIDYRYIEINPYHKSPEFLALNPRGLIPTLVLPPGEEGKQRVLYESVIVCEYLDEQYNSGTKLLPWDPYERARARLWVNFVEKKLVAGWYRLMQHTPDKPYSLEGVRKEFLENLKTFVREMDEEGEGWFSEGGFGLVDVSFLPWAGRLWLIDHYKEGGVGIPKREERQGLEEGERKVWERWARWYEAVMGRETVRGTWSEREEYIGVYKRYAEDQTGSEVGKATREGRALP; encoded by the coding sequence ATGGCTCCCCAACAAGTCGACAcaaccatctccccctccgctaCAGGCCCGGCTCTCGCCCTTGCGAAACAGCACTCGGCTGACCACCCTCTAAAACTCTACGCGGGCTGGTTCTGCCCCTTTGTCCAACGAGCCTGGATCACTCTCCAAGAAAAGGAGATCGACTACCGATACATCGAGATCAACCCCTACCACAAATCCCCCGAgttcctcgccctcaacccCCGCGGTCTCATCCCCACGCTTGTCCTACCTCCCGGTGAAGAGGGGAAACAGCGGGTGCTGTACGAAAGCGTGATTGTTTGCGAGTATTTGGACGAACAGTACAACTCTGGGACGAAGCTCCTGCCATGGGACCCCTAcgagagggcgagggcgaggttgtggGTGAATTTTGTGGAGAAGAAATTGGTGGCGGGGTGGTATAGACTTATGCAGCATACGCCTGATAAGCCTTATAGTcttgagggggtgaggaaggagttTTTGGAGAATTTGAAGACTTttgtgagggagatggatgaggagggggaggggtggtttagtgaagggggttttgggttggtggatgtGAGCTTTTTGCCttgggcggggaggttgtggttgattGATCATTATAAGGAGGGCGGGGTGGGCATTccgaagagggaggagcggcaggggttggaggagggagagaggaaggtttgggagaggtgggCGAGGTGGTATGAGGCTGTTATGGGGAGGGAAACGGTCAGGGGGACTtggagtgagagagaggagtaTATTGGGGTGTATAAGAGGTATGCGGAGGATCAGACGGGGAGTGAGGTTGGGAAGGCtacgagggaggggagggcgttgCCTTAG
- a CDS encoding Sirtuin 2 protein (EggNog:ENOG503NVQX; COG:B; COG:K), producing the protein MGQDHSVIDEDTPPKTLSSRSLASVAEYILSGRVKRIVVMTGAGISTAAGIPDFRSPDTGLYANLASLDLPEPEAVFDLGFFKVNPRPFYVLAKELYPGNYHPTVSHVFVRLLAEKGLLHQLFTQNIDCLEREAGIPAEKIIEAHGSFASQRCIECKTEFDAGKMREFVSRGEVPRCEEGGCKGLVKPDIVFFGEQLPKAFFDRKDMAEEADLVLVMGTSLQVHPFAGLVDLAAERVPRVLFNLERVGSMGCQADDVLALGDCDEGVRRLADELGWREELEEKWRGLVGEEEAERQLQGAKKRVEALHDEVAKLAEEVDEVLHLGEKKEKEKEGSHVDALNPENKPDGEGKVVNEVDPVGEDAAAIKSSVKNTDITKTVEVSVETTNALKPVDMPDGGGRIVSEQKAGGQQPGDTKSSA; encoded by the coding sequence ATGGGCCAGGACCACTCCGTCATCGACGAGgacacccctcccaaaacccTGTCGTCTCGCTCCCTGGCCTCGGTGGCAGAATACATCCTCTCCGGCCGGGTAAAGCGCATAGTCGTCATGACGGGCGCGGgcatctccaccgccgccgggaTCCCCGATTTCCGCTCCCCCGACACGGGTCTCTACGCGAACCTTGCCTCGCTCGACCTGCCTGAGCCGGAGGCGGTGTTTGATCTGGGGTTTTTCAAGGTTAACCCTAGGCCGTTTTATGTCTTGGCCAAGGAGCTGTACCCGGGGAATTACCACCCGACGGTGTCGCATGTTTTTGTTAGGCTGCTCGCGGAGAAGGGGCTGTTGCATCAGTTGTTTACTCAGAATATTGACtgtttggagagggaggcggggatTCCGGCGGAGAAGATTATTGAGGCGCATGGGAGTTTTGCGAGTCAGAGGTGTATTGAGTGCAAGACTGAGTTTGATGCTGGCAAGATGAGGGAGTTTGTTTCACGGGGGGAGGTGCCGAggtgtgaggaggggggttgtaaggggttggtgaagccGGATATTGTCTTTTTTGGGGAGCAGCTTCCAAAGGCGTTTTTTGACAGGAAAGAcatggcggaggaggcggactTGGTGCTGGTTATGGGGACTAGCTTGCAGGTTCATCCTTTTGCGGGCTTGGTGGAtttggcggcggagagggtgcCGAGGGTGTTGTTTAAtctggagagggtggggagtATGGGGTGCCAGGCAGATGATGTGTTGGCTTTGGGTGAttgtgatgagggggtgaggaggttggcggatGAGCTCGGGTGGAGGGAGGAACTGGAGGAGaagtggagggggttggttggggaggaggaggcggagaggcagCTGCAGGGGGCAAAGAAACGGGTTGAGGCTTTGCATGATGAGGTCGCCaagttggcggaggaggtggatgaggtgtTGCatttgggggagaagaaggagaaggagaaggaaggcaGTCACGTGGATGCTTTGAATCCTGAGAACAAGCCGGATGGTGAGGGAAAGGTGGTTAATGAGGTTGATCCTGTGGGCGAGGATGCGGCGGCAATCAAGAGCTCGGTGAAGAACACTGATATCACGAAGACGGTGGAAGTCTCGGTGGAAACGACGAACGCTTTGAAGCCAGTGGACATGCCGGACGGAGGGGGTAGGATAGTTAGTGAGCAGAAGGCGGGCGGCCAGCAACCGGGGGACACTAAAAGCTCTgcttag